The region TAAACTCAGATTATTTGATCTGAGCATTAGTTTTTGGTTTAGAGTTCTAAAAGATAATATACAGTTACTTCTTGCTTTCTTCAatattcttcatgtcttcatttcATTTTCATGAATGTTaagatggtatcagagctttaTCAACAATACCTTTGTTGTTTTTGATCCGTTTGCTTCATTTCTTCTTGACTGATAAGAGTTTGTTTTGATTCATTGGTATTTTAACGTCTCAGATACGTTAATCACAAGGAATTTATGCCATTAATCTTCACTTGTTATCATTTTTCAATTGAACATCAAGTGTTAGATGTTTTGCCTCTTCCAGTTGTAAGTTGTTTCTACAATTTTTGGTTAATTTTTTACTGCTTATCTTCTTATCTTTCGTCTGTGAACAGTTTCAATCTATGAAATCACATAATCACACATATGTTCACGCTTTAATGGCAAATCATGTTATTTTTTCTCACAATGGTGGTGAAACATCCCATACAAACACtacaccaccaccaccaccaccagtTTATCCATAATCTGTTGATAGTAATGCCCATCCATTATACTTACATAACAATGATCAACCTGTAATGGTTCTAATTTCCAAGAAACTGCTTGGTTCTGAGAATTTTGCTTCATGGAAAAGGTCTATGCAAATTGCATTATCAGCCAAAAACAAATTAGTAATTGTCACTGGTGAATTTGTTGCTCCTGATGTTAACTCTGGTCTCAATGCTCAATGGAAGCGTGTGAATGACATGGTGATCACTTGGATTCTAAATACAGTGTCTGATGAGATCAGTAATAGTATAAACTATTTATATAGTGCTCAAATGGTTTGGACTGAATTAAATGAGCGTTTTGCTGTTGTTAATGGTCATAAAATATATGAGATTCAAAGAGATTTGTTTAAACTTGAGCAAGGCAATGATTCTGTAGAATGCTATTTTCACAAGATTAAAGGTTTCTGGGATGAATTGAAGGCATTAAAACCTCCTATTCAGTGCACATATGGAGCTTCTAAAATTTGGGAGGAACAATTGGAGAAGACAAGGCTTATTCAATTTCTTATGGGGTTGCACACAAGTTTTACTGCAGCCAGAGGTCAAATTTTGATGATGAATCCCTGGCCCAGTGTTAATTAAGCTTTCATGTTATTGAAACAAGAAGAGAAACAAAGATAAATACATGGCTCAAGTGCTTCTCCAACAGCTTTAATGAGTCAAATTCCAA is a window of Apium graveolens cultivar Ventura chromosome 11, ASM990537v1, whole genome shotgun sequence DNA encoding:
- the LOC141696431 gene encoding uncharacterized protein LOC141696431 encodes the protein MVLISKKLLGSENFASWKRSMQIALSAKNKLVIVTGEFVAPDVNSGLNAQWKRVNDMVITWILNTVSDEISNSINYLYSAQMVWTELNERFAVVNGHKIYEIQRDLFKLEQGNDSVECYFHKIKGFWDELKALKPPIQCTYGASKIWEEQLEKTRLIQFLMGLHTSFTAARGQILMMNPWPSVN